Genomic window (Juglans microcarpa x Juglans regia isolate MS1-56 chromosome 2S, Jm3101_v1.0, whole genome shotgun sequence):
AGGCGTTTAAattgtcttaaaaaaaatttaatgaaaaagttTATTTGGATGTGacatttaaagtttttttttttttttgaatttcaaataagctaaaaagtacaTTTAAGAAAAGTTATTAAATGTGTTTTTTCAGATAATACAGAAcgtaatttgaattttagaaaGATTGTTAATGAGCAAAAAAATCCATACAAATTTccaattattacaactttcaaactctCAATGGTATGGttataatcaataaaaaaatcgaTAATTGTCATTTCTaactcagaaaatatttttttaattatttcctaacaaatgtaatatgtttgaaagtgttttaaacatatagttaccaaatagtaaataattttttaatagtagaacttattacttaagttataagttatatttctcACCGTAATCCCAAACATACATACTAAGTCgttgagaatataataactttattttaagtatatcatgttatgtcattaaaaataaaacttcattagtattattcatatccctctctctttctctgtctccACAATTTGATTAACACTTTGTACTATTCATTTCTACATACTTATGCTATAAGATCGAAGAATATAGTTAATGAAAGTCTATTTCTCCCTCTTTCACTCCAGTCTatacatttcattcataataggacatacaaatttgacttaaaataAGTCAGTTACATATGTTAATAGCTTCCCAGCACACTTTCGTGGCTGGCATGGTCTAGTCGAGACGACAGATCTCTGAAAACCTAAGTCTAAGAGATTCGTCGTGCACATATTTGTCCTCGACAAAATAATAGTAACAGGTGACAAAACCCATATCCCAATTACGCGGAGTAGGGTACACCAACCCCATACACTGCCTAAGCGGAGAGGGGGAAACACACCGTTCAGACCAAGGTCCGAATGGacaaaatttttagatttttattttttttaaaaggaaagacagtacacaaattaaaatacaatgaaaaaaCTACTGTGAAAACGGAAAAGGACAGTGCTCCAAGAGGCTGTAGAGGCACGTGCAGTACAAGCACCACTTTGGGAGGAAAACCGTCTACCGATCTTGGAGGTTTTGGACTCACAGACCCCAGTGGCGCCGCACGTGGCGACGGCAGAGGGCCTCCTGGCGGCGCGAGATAGCCACTCGTCGAATGTCTCCGATAACTTTAGGTCGCGCGTGCGAGCTACTCGACGCTCCGTTTGGCGCCACCTTTGGTGGTCTTCAAGATTGGTGGCTGGGCAACACCATGGAGGCGCGCGTGCTGGTCTATGGTCACCGGAAGTTTCAGATCTGTTATTCTCCCTTATTTTGCCTGTAAAAatacaacaaacacaaaaacgGAGCACTACATATAAGGGACGGGggtggagagagggagggagggaggggaaaggagccgaagctcccaccccctcgagtCAGATCTGTAacgagagtttagagagagacgGGTTCGACGAGAGAGTTTACCTCTCTCCCCAGGAGGCCCTCGATTATATATCATGATATCAAAGTCTTTTGCTAATGCCAGACTTTATCTTGTGTACTATTTGTTTTAAAGTTATTTCGCTAGCTATATCTATCAAAATCTTCTCTGCCATTAGACTATGATTCGTTTCAAACCCATGCATTTGAATTATCTTTATTAGCTCACAAAATCTTCATCACTGTTAAACTATGTTTTATTTCAAATCTATacattttgagtattttctttttaattatgagccttttattttttgggcttTGGTCTATTGCGAGTATTGTTTGAAGCCTAGACccaattttgtgtttttttgattttgatcgTATGGTTAATGAAAGCCATATGTGGCTTATTGTCAGCTTAATCTTTCGGCCTATTATTAACTCTTTGTTGGCTTTGGCATATTAGCAACCCATTATTGGTCACAACTTCAATTTTGATGTTCTAGCTGACAGTCACTTCATCACTAACACTACTTTCATCATCTCATTGATGACCAATCAATGGATATAAAGGCTATACTTAAATTTTTGATGGGACTCACTATGCAAAAATCCATCTTTGACtcagaggttttttttttttttttttttagttgtagCTATCTTCTAACCAACTCCCTTTGCTTCGACTCCAATTTTAGCCTCGAACTCTGATATTGtccatatgttataaaaatatgtattatttatgtattgatcatatatgctcatataaaaaatctagaacttatataattaaatttaatattatactagtatgtgttaattcttataaaataatatatttatattataatataaatagattaatagtcTAGTATGtataaacatcatagtattactaatatatataatcaagtatagaaataaattagagatTAGTTATACATACAAgtctataataaatattacaatataataacatgtaattagacaaaGATTAAAacttagtaaattagtaatttttaattatcaatactaacaattaaatttaatgctaaaaaattataaaaatcataaataaaaacatttatggttaaaattaaaattaaaattaaaattaggatttaaaaaattagaatttttaaagaGAGTTTAGAAATACAAGACTATAGAAGCCCAACGGAAGCCCAACCCAGCCCACATTCAGGGATGAAATGGCGTGGTTTGATCAATACAACGGCCCACCCAAACCAAATGCAAGTAAAACGACgtttttatatgaaaaaggGCAGCGTTTGGACTGGGTTCCCCCAAAACAATCGCGACCTCACTCAACTCCAACTCAGTTCATAACCCGTCTTTGGGTCATTTGGTTACgcaattcaaattatttcatatcgtataattattataaattttttaaatttttatataaaatataataaattttttaaattttaaaataaaaataatagtaaaaaattatttaaaaaaaaatattcaaatcccCATCCATCGAGACCTCACTGAGCTTTACCCAAATTCAACTCTCAGATCAATCTGTCCtatctcagtctctctctctcttctcccgcCGTGCGGCCGTCTCTCTACGCGTTCGCAGCTCCTAGAACTACCCTCGCCGTCGGTTCCTTCTCCCATCTCAGTATTTTTTCAATATCTTAGGCGTCCCCATCGGTTCCTACTTCAGCCAACACACGGTAATCTCCGCAGTCCCTGAGATTGATTTATTGtggatgagtttttttttttttttttttttaatatgggtTGCTGATGCTAATGACGAGGAAAATTTGTGGATGTTTTCTTTGAAATATTACTTTGTAGATTTTCTGGTGTAAATTGTAGATTTCTGCCTCAAAATATATAGCTGTTTTTGGgtttaatctcatttcaatgTAATTCCCTTATAAAGAAGGACATATGCCTTGTATTAAATCTGCGAAAAAAAAATCGTTTTTAGGTTGTCTAGAAAATTTTGGCTGTCTATCTTTCCGTGTGTTGCGGCGCAATGGTTTACATCACCTCGTGGGACGAGTTCGTCGAGCGATCCGTGCAGTTGTTCCGTGCCGATCCCGATTCTGTACGTTTACACCCCTTCTTCATCCCCCTTCCCCCTTACCTTCTGTCTGGTTCCCgtcaaaatccaagaaaaagaTTATCAATTACCATATTTTATCCGATTCATTCTTTTTATAACGATATTGcattaattcatttttctttcaattttattggATATATAGACGCGGTATGTAATGAAATACCGGAACTGCGATGGTAAATTGGTACTCAAGGTCACTGACAACCGAGAGGTATGGGTGTTCTATCTTctttgtccattttttttaatctggcGAGATTTTTATCTTGTGCTATTTCCGATCAAACTCTTGCAATATTGCTGTCAGTTTAGTTTTTGTAGCTAGAATCATattatgtttttggttttattaatcATTCTAGTGACTCGGGACACAGTTCTTCATGCGCTGCTTTTAGGTTTCAATGAGGACGGTCTAAAGTTGGCATTCATAGCAAAGATTGGAGTTCCAATTCTGTTGATACTAATAGATTTTAGTTTCAACTCTGGAATCCCCTTGTGGATTTAGTGAAGCTTTGAAGCACATTGGCGTGTAAAGCCGCCAAATGATAAGGTTAATGCCCAATCGCAAAGGCATAACAAGATAACATTCTCCTTTGTGTTTATTGAGTTTAATGAAAAGTCTAGCCTGAGGGAAAGAAGGGGACAATCATGCAAATAATCGATTATTTCCATCATATTAATGTGGACAAGAGGTAAACCCTGAAATAGTCATTCTAAATTATGAGACCCATTATGTATTTCTGAGAGATTACCAACAACCTGCTCCACCAGTCAGACATCCTTTTTTACCGGGGCTTGTAGGACACATGCCGCCGAGCTCCTCTGCACTCCAGTGGCCTTTTGTGTCCTGCTTTTCCAAGAGTTTCACAACATTCTTTTTGACAATGCGAATCTGGTGTTCAGCAGCATCTACCTAAATTGAGATCTAACAGAGCACACTTTACAGCAATCACCCGAATGGTGACATCTTCTTGTCTTTATTCCAAGAAATATGGGATCGGCTTTTGTACTCGTGTCCAtttgtttgtttcttatttCTTGCACTGTATTAACCAGTTTGGTGTTTGTTGGGGTCCTCCTCCCCATTGTTTGTGCTCCTTTTTGGTCAATgttagggcatgtttggatatcaagaatgtttggaaatatttgagaatttgttttgagattaggttttgggaaaggagagagaagaagttgaataaaaatattttttaaaataagtattgtattagagtttgtgaaagtggatagataaagttaaaaagttgtttaaatataattttttaatattatttttgtttgaagtttgtaaaagttgtattaatttttgtgtttgagaaatgattagatgaaaagtttaaaatttgaaatagaaaagttttttgtgtttgagtgatgtttgagaattagtttatgagaaattttggaaattttatGGTTTGCCAAACATGTCCGAATATTTATCTTGCCTAGAAAGGAAAACTGTATTTATGAGAAGATAATGACAATCTATATTTGGTGGTTCTTTGCTAGTGTCCATATTTGGCATTATTCCTTTATATGTAATTTGTTTATCGTTTTCATATTTAGCAGTGTCGAGATGTGTATATGAGTTTTCATATGAGCATAAATTTCTTGGAAGTTCAGAAAAAAGACACTCATCTACACTTTTTTAGGTGAATGAGACCATTTAAAACTAGAAAGAGGACGACATTGGAATGAGCTTTCTCTTTAAAGAATCACCAAAGCAGTTGACTAGCTAGCCGAGTCAGTTTAtctacataatataatttatttatacctTTAGATAATTGATCTGTCTTGTCTAATAACTGCTTATTTGAGCAGCATAACATCCTAATAGCTGTTTGGGAGTTGAAAATAGATTATGAGGTGCTGGAGGACATTTTACTCACTATTTTCCTCATGAGAATGCCAGTGATATAAATGTGATCCGTTCATTATTATGCCATTGCCAATTGGGCATCAATGGGCACAATAAAATCACTGTGCTTTCTTTCATTGCTAAAGTAAATCTACCGTTGTGgtgcagtttggatagtgagatgagatgatatggttttagatgaaagttgaataaaatattgttagaatattattttttaatattattattgttttgggatttgaaaaaattgaattgttcattatattttgtgtataaatttggaaatgttgtaatgatgagatgaaatgaaatgaaacactttcactatccaaacggggccatATCATAATACATGTCTTTTGAGCATGTGCATCATAAAACTGGAGTTAATTTATAGGTGATAGGTGACTCAGCAATGGATAGTGGGTTTGGAATGTTTTGTGCACATGCTGGCTTTCAAGAAAAGAGAATAACTGCTTGTCAGTCATGGTTAATGACCATGGaatcagaatttttttctctttccttagTATGTGGTCATTTGCATGATGGGTTCTTTTGCTTATTGCTAGTGTCTCAAGTTTAAGACAGACCAGGCGCAAGATGCTAAGAAGAT
Coding sequences:
- the LOC121253681 gene encoding signal recognition particle 9 kDa protein, with amino-acid sequence MVYITSWDEFVERSVQLFRADPDSTRYVMKYRNCDGKLVLKVTDNRECLKFKTDQAQDAKKMEKLNNIFFTLMARGPDADVSEVTGKEPMDAQPTKKGRGRKQ